The Nicotiana tabacum cultivar K326 chromosome 1, ASM71507v2, whole genome shotgun sequence genome segment CAAAAATCTGGTAGTACACTAAACGAGTCCAATCTGGTATCCAAACCAATTAACTGTCCAAATTTTGGTCTAAAATGTGAGCGATATATTTTTCTTAAGATATTGAACACAATGTTGAgacaatagaaaataaataatagaaCTAGTGTTTTGACATACAAACTAATAATAAACGAAGGGATCAAGAGTTGCGGCAGCTCCTCCTCTAATATCTGCTGAAACTGAAAGATTTCCTTGCAATTGTCGTTACACTGCCAATAAAACATTGTAATACCCGTATAAAATATACATTACATACTTTAGCGTAGTGACCAATGACTACATATAGCGAGTAATGACATAGATCAACTACAAAAATATTGACAAGAAAGCTACCATTGTAGAAATATTACAGCTTGTCGTGAGAATCAACTCTTTATTATTTTCGACTTCTCCTAGCATATCCACCATCCTATAGTCTTATATAATCCTTTCACATTCCATAAATGAATATCACCGTTTAATTTCTTAGATCTCCTGAAGTACTACTCCTCAAAAAaccaaaggaaaagaagaaattgaTCAAGATGAGTTTATTAGCTCCACCTCCtccttttcctccagcttttaacTTTTCTATGCTCCCTTCAAACTTGAATCCAAACGACGCGAATCCGCCATGGATGAGCAAAGGTGACAATGCATGGCAGCTAATTGCAGCCACCTTAGTGGGAATGCAAAGTGTACCAGGGCTTATAATATTGTACGGTGGAGCAGTAAAAAAGAAATGGGCAGTAAATTCAGCTTTTATGGCTTTATACGCCTTTGCTTGTGTTCTTGTCTGTTGGGTTTGTTGGGGATACAGATTGTCATTTGGTGAGAAACTTATACCAATATGGGGAAAAGTGGATGTTGCATTGGAACAAGAGTACCTCTTTGAGCAAGCATTTCTTGGGTTATTCCCAAATGCAACTATGGTTTTTTTCCAGTTTGTTTTTGCGGCAATTACTTTGATTTTGATTGCGGGAGCATTGCTGGGAAGAATGAATTTTTATGCGTGGATGCTATTTGTTCCATTATGGCTAACGTTTTCTTATACAATTGGAGCATACACCATTTGGTCTACGAATGGTTGGTTATCTCTCAAGGGTATAATTGATTATTCTGGTGGATATGTCATCCATTTGTCTTCTGGAGTCGCTGGTTTTACCGCTGCTTATTGGGTAAGGATACAACATTATAGTTCGTACGACCATAATATTGTTATCAATTATATACCACCAAAAGGGTGCGATGGAATGGATGATATCTCTCCCACTTATTATCAGTGGTCTCGAATTTGAGACTTAGGAATGGAAAATCCCCTAGTAGTGAGCGTTTTCACTTTGTTGGATCCTAAATGGTACTTAGTCGAGCTAGTGAGTCCTGAATACCAAatgattttacaaaaaaaaaaaaaaaaaaaaaaatcaattatgtATACACTACCCCAACTGATAGGATTAATTAGTAATAAATTACGTAAAAAGTTAGAAACAAAGTAATGCGCTCAAGGTTTCATTTTATATCTCACTATTTCTTTTTTGATCGGTTTGCCTAAAAAGGAAAGATAATTTTTTATATGTGAATtatttttaactttaaactttatattttttaataacgtGTTAGTGTAGCCATGGAAATGTTCTGATACATATAAGATCATAAGTTCTAAAGATACGTTTGGTGCACAAAAAATCTATTTTACACTATGACAGATAAGGGATAATCTTGAGATTAAAAAATTTAAGATGAGTTTATCCCATGTTTGATTGGGATAAAATTACGATATAACTAATCCTGAAATAATTAATCATAACATAACTTATTTCCCAACCAAACAATAGAATAAAGGATTGCATGTCCATGATAATTATTGCAGGTGGGTCCAAGGTCAACAAAGGACAGAGAGAGATTTCCACCAAACAATATCCTGCTAATGTTGGCTGGGGCAGGACTATTGTGGATGGGGTGGACAGGGTTCAATGGAGGAGATCCATATGCAGCCAGCATCGATGCATCCTTGGCAGTGTTAAACACACATGTTGCTGCTGCAACCAGCTTGTTAACATGGCTCATTCTTGATCTCATCTTCTTTGGAAAACCTTCTGTTATTGGTGCTGTCCAGGGCATGATCACTGGCTTAGTTGCTATCACTCCTGCTGCTGGTACCAATACCAATTTTATCTTTGCTAATTTAATTTATGTTGAAAATGAGATGATATCTAATCATCTCCTCTAATACACTTTAAACATGTTAAAAATAGATGTATATAAACATACAAAGTAATTTGATTTTCATAAACAGTATTATACAATGTTCACGAAGATTAACCAATGTTGTGACAAAACATGATTTTCAAAAGTTTACACTCCCTAGGAAGCTGTTATTACTCTCTAGATTTATTATTTCAAATGCATAACTAATAAGTTCGTTATGACATGTTACTCCTATGTTATGTCAAAAGAAGATATATTAAGGGGAAATAACATGTCTTACTTGTTTAAATAATAAACAAACTTAAAAAGCATCAGTTCTTGGAAACTACTATAATAATTATTGATACATTTATGTCTAAATATATATCCGCCAAATTAGGAGCATTCTTGTAATGTCAATCATTTTATAATCACGAGCTTAGTTACCTACGTTGACATTGTATGAAATATTTACATTATCATATTTACCCAAGAGTACCGTTTATAACAAAATGGTTTAGATAACCTAAATTATGATAAATTAATAACATGCTATAATAAGTTGAATTGTACTTTTAGTGACAATATGTATaacttaaattaaatatttaaaaaaaattaacttaaacAACTGTCCACCGACCGCATAAACTAAAAATAGCAGGTGGACGTCTAGAGGCGGAGCCATGATTTAAAGTTTATGGATTCGGGATTGTAATCCGTTTAAGTTAGTGAGTTCTAAATTGATATTCTTACATATTTCTTAAGATAAATATAAGATTTGATttaaagctactgggttcggtcGAACCCATATCCGGCTAGCTCCGCCCCGTGGACGTCTACATATAACTAAATCCGTCCGTCTAATTTTGTAAAGATCCCTATTTTAAACCCTTATGTTGGTGTATAGGTGTTGTACAAGGGTGGGCAGCCATAATCATAGGACTATGCTCAGGCTCTATTCCATGGTTTACAATGATGGTTGTCCACAAGAAATCAGAACTTCTTCAAAAAGTGGACGACACAATGGCTGTCTTCCACACCCACGCAGTAGCCGGTAGCTTAGGAGGAATCCTAGCTGGCCTTTTTGCTAACCCGAGACTGTGTTACCTTTTCTATGGCTACTACAACA includes the following:
- the LOC107814184 gene encoding ammonium transporter 2 member 5, which translates into the protein MSLLAPPPPFPPAFNFSMLPSNLNPNDANPPWMSKGDNAWQLIAATLVGMQSVPGLIILYGGAVKKKWAVNSAFMALYAFACVLVCWVCWGYRLSFGEKLIPIWGKVDVALEQEYLFEQAFLGLFPNATMVFFQFVFAAITLILIAGALLGRMNFYAWMLFVPLWLTFSYTIGAYTIWSTNGWLSLKGIIDYSGGYVIHLSSGVAGFTAAYWVGPRSTKDRERFPPNNILLMLAGAGLLWMGWTGFNGGDPYAASIDASLAVLNTHVAAATSLLTWLILDLIFFGKPSVIGAVQGMITGLVAITPAAGVVQGWAAIIIGLCSGSIPWFTMMVVHKKSELLQKVDDTMAVFHTHAVAGSLGGILAGLFANPRLCYLFYGYYNKYYGFFYGLRDGKIHNGFRQMGLQLLGILFIVVVNVVMTSLICLLVQLIVPLRMSEEDMEIGDEAAHGEEAYAIWGQGDRLEKSAGFSAYNDDMITAGASRSNYNTSKSQVEMV